In Phacochoerus africanus isolate WHEZ1 chromosome 2, ROS_Pafr_v1, whole genome shotgun sequence, one DNA window encodes the following:
- the LOC125120877 gene encoding olfactory receptor 1E5-like — MDRRNQTSTYEFLLMGLSERPEQQHLLFGLFLAMYLVTVLGNLLIILAIGSDPHLHTPMYLFLANLSFSDIGFISTVIPKMLDNIGSGSKLISYGGCLTQLYFFGLFADLDNFLLAVMALDRYVAISHPLHYAMTMNSQRCILLVAGSWLATTFHALMHTLLLTRLSFCGPNVIPHFFCDLVPLLKLACSSTYVNDLVLNLVAGTLLITPFACILTSYFSIAFAVLRIDSLKGKQKAFSKCTSHLLVVSLFYGTATGVYLCPPASPSAVKDRVFSVMYTVVTPMLNPFIYSLRNRDMKGALGKVLRRNIL, encoded by the coding sequence ATGGACAGAAGAAACCAGACCAGCACCTATGAATTTCTTCTCATGGGCCTTTCTGAGCGGCCAGAGCAGCAGCATCTCCTGTTTGGGCTCTTCTTGGCCATGTACCTGGTCACtgtgctggggaacctgctcatcatcctggccaTTGGCTCtgaccctcacctccacacccccatgtacctCTTCCTGGCCAATCTGTCCTTCTCTGACATTGGTTTCATCTCTACAGTCATTCCCAAGATGTTAGATAACATTGGCTCAGGAAGCAAACTGATTTCTTATGGGGGGTGTCTGACACAACTCTACTTCTTTGGCCTCTTTGCAGATCTGGACAACTTTCTCCTGGCTGTGATGGCACttgatcgctatgtggccatcaGCCACCCCCTCCATTATGCCATGACCATGAACTCCCAACGCTGTATTCTGTTGGTGGCTGGGTCATGGCTGGCTACTACCTTCCATGCCCTAATGCACACCCTCCTGTTGACCAGGCTTTCTTTCTGTGGCCCCAATGTCATCCCCCATTTCTTCTGTGATCTGGTCCCACTCCTGAAGTTGGCCTGCTCCAGTACTTATGTCAATGACCTGGTGCTCAACCTTGTGGCAGGAACATTGTTAATCACACCCTTTGCCTGCATCCTTACATCATACTTTTCCATTGCATTTGCTGTCCTAAGAATTGATTCCCTGAAGGGTAAGCAAAAGGCCTTCTCCAAATGCACCTCCCACCTCTTGGTGGTCTCTCTGTTCTATGGCACAGCTACTGGGGTCTATTTATGTCCTCCAGCATCCCCCTCAGCTGTAAAGGACAGAGTCTTCTCTgtgatgtacacagtggtcacccccatgctgaaccccttcatctacagcctgagaaacagGGACATGAAGGGGGCTCTGGGGAAAGTACTCAGAAGAAACATACTCTAA